In Williamsia phyllosphaerae, the DNA window GTCCCGACGCCGACACCATCGGCAGCGGATTGGCGCTCGCGTTGGCGCTGGACCGCGCCGGTGTCGAGGTGGAGGTCGGGTTCCCCGGGCCGTGGTCCCTGCCGGATGCGCTCGGCGCGCTCCCGGGCGCGAAGCTGATCGTCGATCCCGCCGATCTGGTGGGTCATCGTGTCGCGATCGCCATGGACTGCGCCTCGACGTCGCGGCTGGGTGATCTCGCCGAGCTGATCGAACGCGCCGACCACGGCGTCGTCATCGACCACCACGCCTCCAACCGTGGCTTCGGTGACATCAACGTCATCGACCCGTCGGCGGACTGCACCGCCGAACTCGTACTGGAGTTGCTCGACGAACTCGAACTGCCCATCGACAGCGACATCGCCACCTGTCTGTTCGCCGGCCTCGTCACCGACACCGGGTCGTTCCGCTGGGCGCGCGCGGGTGCGCACGAGGTGGCCGCACGGCTGCTCGAGACCGGTGTCGACGGCCCTGCGTGGACCCGTCTGCTCCTCGACACCCACCAGTTCGGCTGGCTGACGATGGTGTCCGAGGCGCTGCAGTCGGCGGTGCTCGTCCCCGAGGCGTTCTCGGGTGCGGGCCTCGTCTACGCACTGGTCGGCCACGAGTGTTCCAGACAGATCGACTGGGCCGAGGCGGAGAGTGTCATCGACCTCGTCCGTACGGTCGGCGACGCCGAGGTGGCGGTCGTGTTCAAGGAGTCCGAGCCCGGGGAGTGGACGGTGTCGATGCGGTCGCGCTCCGACGTCGACCTCGTCCCACTGGCCCGGACACAGGGCGGTGGCGGACACCGGCACGCCGCCGGGTTCAGCATCACCGGCTCGGCCACCGAGGTCGTCGAGAAGCTGCTCGCCTCGGTGTGAGCAGCCCCGCGACCGACGAGAGCATCGATCCGTCGGCGGTCCCGAGCGTGCGGACCATCCTGCACCTGTCCGTCTCGGCGCTGGCGGTCCTGGTCGCCGAACCGCTGTACCTCATGGAGGATCTCGCGGTCGTCGGCCGCCTCGGTGCCGTCGCGCTGGCCGCACTCGGTGTCGGTTCGCTGATCCTCGGCGTGGTCAGCACCCAGCTCACCTTCCTCTCCTACGGGACGACGGCCCGCTCGTCCCGACTGTTCGGGCGCGGCGACCGTACGGGTGCGGTCGCCGAGGGGATCGCGGCCAGCTGGATCGCCGTCGTCGTCGGACTCGTGATCGTCGGCGTCATGCAGGTCATCGCGCCCTGGGTGGTCGGGGTCATCGCGCCGTCCGGCGGGGTGTCGGGGGAGGCGACCGGCTGGGTGCGGATCGCGGTGTGCGGTGTCCCGCTGATCCTGTTGTCGATGGCGGGCAACGGCTGGATGCGCGGCGTGCAGGACACGCGACGTCCGGTCGTCTACGTCGCGGTCGGACTCGGCGTCAGCGCCGTCATCTGCCCACTGCTGGTGCACGGGCTGCTCGGCTTCCCGGACATGGGGCTACACGGCAGTGCGGTGGCCAACCTCGTCGGCCAGTCCATCAGCGGTCTGCTCTTCGCACAGCGCCTCCTCGCCGAGAGGAGTTCGACCGGTCTGCGGCCGCGCTGGGCGACCATCCGCGCGCAGCTCGCCCTCGCCCGAGACCTCATCGTGCGCAGCCTGTCGTTCCAGGTCTGCTTCCTCTCCGCCGCCGCGGTGGCCGCGCGATTCGGCGTCGCGTCGCTCGCCGCGCACCAGCTGGTCCTGCAGCTGTGGAACTTCGTGTCGTTGCTGCTCGACTCGCTGGCCATCGCGGCGCAGTCGCTGGTCGGTGCCGCGCTGGGCGCGAAGGCGATCCCCGGCGCGATCGGTGTGGCCCGCAGGGTGACGGTGCTGTCGGTCGCCGCATCCCTGGGGCTGGTGGCGCTCTTCGCGGCCGGGCAGCCCGTACTCGCCCGGATCTTCACCGACGACCGTGACGTGCTCGACGCCGTGGTCACGCCGTGGTGGTTCTTCGTCGCCATGTTGCCGGTAGCCGGTGTGGTGTTCGCCCTCGACGGGGTCCTGTTGGGTGGTGGGGACGCGGCCTATCTGCGGACCACCACCGTCGTGTGTGCGCTGGTCGGCTTCCTGCCGATGATCTGGGCGTCGCTGGCGTTCGACTGGGGACTCGCGGGCATCTGGACCGGCCTGTGCCTGTTCATGCTGTTCCGGCTCGTCGCTCTCGTCGCGCGCATGTCCACCGGCCGGTGGACGGCGATCGAACTGCGCTGAGGCCGTGCGCGTGCCGGGGCGGTCGGCCCCGCCCGGACCGGCCGATACAGTTGACGCCGACGGTGACGGCCCATCCGGGTCGGCCGGCACGGCTGGGAAGGAGACCGGTGGCCACGCTCTGGGCGATCAGCGACCTGCATGTCGGGCATCGCGGGAACGAGGCGATCCTCGACAAGATCCGACCGGAGGGCGACGACGACTGGCTCATCGTGGCCGGTGACGTCGCCGAGCGCACCGACGAGATCGCCGAGACCCTGCGGCGGCTCAAGCAGCGTTTCTCCACCGTCATCTGGACGCCCGGTAACCACGAGCTCTACACCACCGCGAAGGACCCGCTGCAGATCCACGGTGTCGCCCGCTACGACTACCTCGTCGCGAGCTGCCGCGAACTGCACGTCATCACCCCGGAGGACATCTATCCGCTGTTCGATCCCGGTGACGGCACACCGCCGGTCCGGGTCGTCCCGATGTTCCTGCTCTACGACTACACCTTCCGGCCGGCCGGGACGACGAACAAGATCCAGGCGCTCGCGGTGGCGCGGGAGAACAACGTGGTCGCGACCGACGAGTTCCTGCTCTCACCCGAACCCTTCGGGACGCGCGACGCGTGGGGTCGTGACCGGGTCGAGCGGACCCGTAGACGACTCCACGCCCTCGACCCGAGTGAGCAGACAGTCCTGATCAACCACTGGCCGCTGCGTCGTGAGCCCACCGACACGCTGATGTACCCCGAGTTCGCGCTGTGGTGCGGCACCGAGCTCACCCACGACTGGCACACCCGCTACAACGCGGCCTGCTGTGTCTACGGCCACCTCCACATCCCGCGAACCACCTGGTACGACGACGTCCGGTTCGAAGAGGTCTCCGTCGGCTATCCGCGCGAGTGGCAACGCCGCGGACTCCCGGATCCGTTGCTGCGCAGGATCACCCCGGACCAGGGCCTGCGTCCCGACGACCTGCCCGAACACGGCGCGCGCTTCGAGCTCCCGCCCGACTACCGCGAACGCGCGGCGGAGTTCAAGGCGAACATCGAGGCGAAACGAGCCGAGGCGAAGGCCAAGCGGGACGGCGGTTCCCGATGATCGAGCAGGTCCTCCCGAGTGCGGTGGTGGCGGCCGAGGCGTTCGGCGACGAGGCCGACGGCGCACTGTTGCCCGCCGAGGAGTCGTTGGTCGCCCGAGCGGTCGACAAGCGGCGGTCGGAGTTCACCACCGCCCGGACGCTGGCGCGTCGCGCACTCGGTGAACTGGGGGTCGAGCCGGTGCCGATCCTGCGTGGTGACAAGGGCCAACCGTTGTGGCCGCGCGGTGTCGTCGGGAGCCTGACCCACTGCGACGGGTATCGGGCCGCGGTGGTGGCCCACAAGCTCGCGCAACGTTCCCTGGGAATCGACGCCGAGCCACACGGCGACCTCCCCGAGGGGGTCCTCGACCA includes these proteins:
- a CDS encoding DHH family phosphoesterase codes for the protein MSRAVAGPRAQVAKILRAADAVTVLCHVRPDADTIGSGLALALALDRAGVEVEVGFPGPWSLPDALGALPGAKLIVDPADLVGHRVAIAMDCASTSRLGDLAELIERADHGVVIDHHASNRGFGDINVIDPSADCTAELVLELLDELELPIDSDIATCLFAGLVTDTGSFRWARAGAHEVAARLLETGVDGPAWTRLLLDTHQFGWLTMVSEALQSAVLVPEAFSGAGLVYALVGHECSRQIDWAEAESVIDLVRTVGDAEVAVVFKESEPGEWTVSMRSRSDVDLVPLARTQGGGGHRHAAGFSITGSATEVVEKLLASV
- a CDS encoding MATE family efflux transporter, translating into MSSPATDESIDPSAVPSVRTILHLSVSALAVLVAEPLYLMEDLAVVGRLGAVALAALGVGSLILGVVSTQLTFLSYGTTARSSRLFGRGDRTGAVAEGIAASWIAVVVGLVIVGVMQVIAPWVVGVIAPSGGVSGEATGWVRIAVCGVPLILLSMAGNGWMRGVQDTRRPVVYVAVGLGVSAVICPLLVHGLLGFPDMGLHGSAVANLVGQSISGLLFAQRLLAERSSTGLRPRWATIRAQLALARDLIVRSLSFQVCFLSAAAVAARFGVASLAAHQLVLQLWNFVSLLLDSLAIAAQSLVGAALGAKAIPGAIGVARRVTVLSVAASLGLVALFAAGQPVLARIFTDDRDVLDAVVTPWWFFVAMLPVAGVVFALDGVLLGGGDAAYLRTTTVVCALVGFLPMIWASLAFDWGLAGIWTGLCLFMLFRLVALVARMSTGRWTAIELR
- a CDS encoding metallophosphoesterase family protein: MATLWAISDLHVGHRGNEAILDKIRPEGDDDWLIVAGDVAERTDEIAETLRRLKQRFSTVIWTPGNHELYTTAKDPLQIHGVARYDYLVASCRELHVITPEDIYPLFDPGDGTPPVRVVPMFLLYDYTFRPAGTTNKIQALAVARENNVVATDEFLLSPEPFGTRDAWGRDRVERTRRRLHALDPSEQTVLINHWPLRREPTDTLMYPEFALWCGTELTHDWHTRYNAACCVYGHLHIPRTTWYDDVRFEEVSVGYPREWQRRGLPDPLLRRITPDQGLRPDDLPEHGARFELPPDYRERAAEFKANIEAKRAEAKAKRDGGSR
- a CDS encoding 4'-phosphopantetheinyl transferase family protein, coding for MIEQVLPSAVVAAEAFGDEADGALLPAEESLVARAVDKRRSEFTTARTLARRALGELGVEPVPILRGDKGQPLWPRGVVGSLTHCDGYRAAVVAHKLAQRSLGIDAEPHGDLPEGVLDHVSLPAERDVLATRPDGLHWDRLLFCAKEATYKAWFPLTERWLGFEDAHITFTPTGPDSGTFRSQILIDGSVIDGGPPLSMLDGRWRVERGLVVTTISL